From a single Lates calcarifer isolate ASB-BC8 linkage group LG12, TLL_Latcal_v3, whole genome shotgun sequence genomic region:
- the LOC108886548 gene encoding uncharacterized protein LOC108886548 isoform X5 has product MAGHLLLLVLMYSFSEIRAQAPPPKLTVNPPVITETDSVTLNCQTPFDSVSQCFFHIVKEQTVRVFSCLKTLPGTELLLMTHQSSPAEVKVRCYYSVNLGEFSYTSPHSDISSITINIPPPPKLTVNPPVIAETDSVTLNCQTPSSVSVSQCYFYTLSGGTKVFSCLKTLTGTELLNMANQSSPAVVKVKCSYAVKLGEKTPQSPYSDISSITINTVLPPKLTVTPPVITETDSVTLNCQTPSSVSVSQCYFYTLSEKAFRDFPCVKTLTGTELLLMAHQSSPADVEITCYYTVKLGEKTSQSPPSNISSITINNIVETVSTTVQSMSTLTMTETVTRETNTAGIVTLTSANNTVKTASDSNVTVRWMWKVLVAVTGLGVTLGVTSLGLVLLCTKRRSGKCFNKRSQASVSGDIMMTNTDYGRLLPPGNGEGYSMVSSVRDADGPSGSEKLNNWDPQNQDSDTYHMYSTISEEPAPSALKDAGYSSLQAH; this is encoded by the exons ATGGCTGGACACCTGCTATTACTCGTCCTCATGT attcattttctgagaTCAGAGCACAAG ctcctccacctaaactgacagtgaatccaccggtgatcacagagacagactcagtcacatTGAACTGTCAGACTCCATTTGattctgtgtctcagtgttttttccaCATTGTGAAAGAACAAACTGTCAGAGTCTTCTCCTGTCTGAAGACACTGCCAgggactgagctgctgttgatgacacatcagagttcacctgctgAGGTTAAAGTGAGATGTTATTACTCTGTGAATCTCGGAGAGTTCAGTTATACGTCTCCACACAGTGACATATCCTCCATCACCATAAACA ttcctcctccacctaaactgacagtgaatccACCGGTGATCgcagagacagactcagtcacattgaactgtcagactccatcatctgtttctgtgtctcagtgttatttttacactttgagTGGAGGAACCAAAGTCTTCTCCTGtctgaagacactgacagggactgagctgctgaacaTGGCTAatcagagttcacctgctgtggTTAAAGTGAAATGTTCTTACGCTGTAAAACTTGGAGAGAAAACCCCTCAATCTCCGTACAGTGACATATCATCCATCACCATCAACA CTGTCCTTCCACCTAAACTGACAGTGACTCCAccagtgatcacagagacagactcagtcacattgaactgtcagactccatcatctgtttctgtgtctcagtgttattTCTACACTTTGAGTGAAAAAGCTTTCAGAGACTTTCCTTGtgtgaagacactgacagggactgagctgctgttgatggctcatcagagttcacctgctgATGTTGAAATTACATGTTATTACACTGTAAAGCTTGGAGAGAAAACCTCTCAATCTCCACCCAGTAACATATCATCCATCACCATAAACA ATATTGTGGAAACAGTGTCAACCACAGTGCAGAGTATGTCAACATTAACTATGACAG AAACAGTTACCAGAGAGACTAATACAGCTGGTATAGTTACTCTGACCTCTGCCaacaacactgtgaaaacagcatCAGACAGCAATGTCACAG TAAGATGGATGTGGAAGGTCCTTGTGGCTGTGACTGGTCTTGGAGTAACTCTGGGTGTCACCTCACTGGGACTGGTGCTTCTGTGCACCAAAAGAAGAAGTG gaaaatgtttcaacaagag ATCACAAGCCAGCGTTAGCG GTGATATAATGATGACAAATACTGACTATGGAAGATTg TTACCTCCAGGTAATGGTGAAGGCTACAGTATGGTCAGCTCTGTACGTGATGCTGATGGTCCTTCAG GTTCTGAGAAACTGAACAATTGGGATCCTCAAAATCAGGAT tCTGACACATACCATATGTACTCCACCATCTCAGAGGAGCCGGCTCCATCAGCCCTGAAGGATGCGGGCTACAGCTCCCTGCAAGCACACTGA